The Benincasa hispida cultivar B227 chromosome 9, ASM972705v1, whole genome shotgun sequence genome has a segment encoding these proteins:
- the LOC120087121 gene encoding uncharacterized protein LOC120087121 has product MMTLEDFFTLTEIKNGLTAPCRVEELINVMQKEKDCFVKNVSDATRHWAAVAGAIAATENKDCLDLFIQLDGLSFIQRWLKDAQKFSNDTSDSTVEESIIVLLQALKKLHITAEKSISSGILFTIKGLYENTDHGKSRFGKELSVLLDRWMQEINDKDLLRDAEHIVHYDEENSNLARGAGRSSASGASVSRELSSDGKQTAEPVGDKILSSGSSDALHLDKIEDSKVQSPRNELNSHSFSGNSVVRDRSPDLATNCAVMLAPIEDVLKKDETSLCSVGGGTSVSVASAAREGSDNEQLAGLKKSNESPELENHVNKIDGSSGRSCVTEKSDNSSHSPMQDPGSVLEGFDAANGEESAKEAPAQQDNDGLDNAGARQRSSSLDSERVSTLDSASGISDKKTNYASMTVFKPAGLDTDRYRSTLRDLSMNGSLIGKFEERGASFSRMEDFGQVKGDRQRRRKEDDGGITNSVFSKPKLNPKTSNIIDNRSDMELEYGIVDALEVARQVAQEVEREVVEYREPSCSSSSDKVSDGGIRQLGKPDSVSEKQDLPADLQGREVQSAKSHVAESYSDAETCLTHPDNLDTQPENLNEMESSMVTEAARGAEASTEKGFCEFDLNQDVFNDDAEQLATPVSLPVSVISVSRPAASSGLPITPLQFEGALGWRGSAATSAFRPASPRKVPDSDRTLSSGGNSDSSKQRQDFLDIDLNVAETGEETRKQIGSSFPQSGEFLVESGPRRSGGLKLDLNCVGDDVDAPASDLRLEGLFNNQNSYSASPACSSSSMQPLVRNIDLNDRPYVQGDAPDQGPGKYSQNATAYGRPNSDASVISIMGTRVEVGRKDFPFHASSLPNGRTVEPTGMGATLARTGDILGMNSAVSFHQTPFIGYNGLTPGPTISFSTMYEPSGSMPYMVDSRGTAVMPQYMGPMSAVPPSSYSHPPFIMGMADAQLTPNGVVAHSRPKFDLNSGLSDSGGLKQLLFPGHLRSVEEQLRQPSSSGVGSKRKEPDGPDGGWEGYLLSYKHQQPPWKQ; this is encoded by the coding sequence ATGATGACACTTGAAGACTTTTTCACCTTGACTGAAATAAAAAATGGGCTTACAGCCCCATGCAGAGTTGAGGAGTTGATCAATGTTATGCAAAAGGAGAAGGATTGTTTTGTGAAGAATGTTAGCGATGCAACTAGGCACTGGGCTGCTGTTGCAGGTGCTATTGCTGCTACAGAGAATAAAGATTGTCTTGATCTTTTTATCCAATTAGATGGACTGAGCTTCATTCAAAGATGGCTTAAGGATGCTCAAAAGTTTAGTAATGATACAAGTGATAGCACCGTGGAAGAGTCTATCATTGTTTTGTTACAAGCACTTAAAAAGCTACATATAACTGCTGAGAAATCTATTTCTTCTGGGATTTTGTTTACTATTAAGGGTCTTTATGAGAATACTGACCATGGAAAATCTAGATTTGGGAAAGAATTGAGTGTACTTCTTGATAGGTGGATGCAGGAGATTAATGATAAAGACTTGCTTCGTGATGCAGAACACATTGTACATTATGATGAAGAGAATTCAAATCTTGCTCGTGGAGCAGGAAGGTCATCTGCTTCAGGTGCATCTGTTTCAAGAGAATTATCCAGTGATGGAAAACAAACAGCAGAACCTGTTGGGGACAAGATATTATCCTCTGGAAGCTCTGATGCACTTCACCTAGATAAGATTGAGGATTCAAAGGTTCAATCTCCAAGAAACGAGCTCAACTCTCATTCATTTTCTGGAAATTCAGTTGTGAGAGATAGATCTCCAGATTTAGCAACAAACTGTGCTGTTATGTTGGCACCGATCGAGGATGTTTTGAAGAAGGATGAAACTTCTCTATGTTCTGTTGGAGGAGGAACTTCAGTTAGTGTGGCTTCAGCTGCGAGGGAAGGCAGCGATAATGAACAGTTAGCTGGTTTAAAGAAGTCGAATGAGTCACCAGAGCTTGAAAACCATGTGAATAAGATTGATGGCTCTTCTGGTAGGTCATGCGTGACAGAGAAATCAGATAACTCTTCACATTCTCCCATGCAGGATCCCGGAAGTGTTTTGGAAGGTTTTGATGCTGCAAATGGTGAAGAATCTGCTAAGGAAGCTCCAGCTCAACAAGATAATGATGGTCTTGACAATGCTGGTGCTCGTCAGCGTAGTTCTAGTCTAGATAGTGAGAGAGTTTCCACATTAGATTCAGCAAGTGGGATATCTGATAAAAAGACAAATTATGCTAGCATGACTGTGTTCAAACCTGCAGGCTTAGATACTGACCGTTATCGAAGTACTCTGCGGGATTTGTCTATGAATGGGAGTCTAATAGGAAAATTTGAGGAACGTGGGGCTTCTTTTTCGAGGATGGAAGACTTTGGGCAAGTAAAGGGAGACAGACAACGTCGGAGAAAGGAAGATGACGGTGGAATAACTAATTCTGTTTTttccaaaccaaaattaaatcccAAAACTTCAAATATAATTGATAATAGGTCAGACATGGAACTTGAATATGGGATAGTCGATGCTCTGGAGGTTGCTCGGCAAGTAGCTCAAGAAGTAGAAAGAGAAGTGGTCGAATATAGAGAGCCATCCTGCAGCTCTTCTTCTGATAAAGTTTCTGATGGTGGAATTAGGCAGCTGGGTAAACCAGACTCCGTGTCGGAAAAACAGGACCTGCCAGCTGATCTCCAAGGAAGGGAGGTCCAATCTGCAAAAAGTCATGTTGCTGAATCATATTCTGATGCGGAGACATGCTTAACCCATCCAGATAATTTAGATACTCAACCagaaaatttaaatgaaatggAATCCTCCATGGTTACCGAAGCAGCTCGAGGGGCAGAAGCAAGTACAGAAAAAGGATTTTGTGAATTTGATCTAAATCAAGACGTATTTAATGATGATGCAGAGCAGTTAGCAACTCCAGTGTCTTTACCGGTATCTGTTATCTCTGTTTCAAGACCAGCTGCTTCTTCTGGATTGCCTATAACACCTTTGCAGTTTGAAGGGGCGCTTGGATGGAGAGGCTCTGCAGCCACTAGTGCTTTCCGGCCTGCTTCTCCACGTAAAGTTCCTGACAGTGATAGAACGCTTTCTAGTGGGGGAAATTCTGATAGTTCAAAGCAGAGGCAGGATTTTCTTGACATTGATTTGAATGTGGCTGAGACTGGAGAAGAAACCAGGAAACAAATAGGATCATCTTTCCCACAATCCGGAGAGTTTTTAGTTGAAAGCGGACCAAGAAGATCTGGCGGACTAAAGCTGGATCTTAACTGTGTCGGCGACGATGTTGATGCTCCAGCATCAGATTTGAGATTGGAGGGACTCTTCAACAATCAGAATAGCTACAGTGCTTCTCCGGCCTGCTCTTCATCATCGATGCAACCTCTGGTAAGGaatattgatttgaatgatAGGCCATATGTTCAAGGTGATGCTCCAGATCAAGGCCCTGGTAAGTATAGTCAAAATGCAACTGCATATGGACGGCCTAATTCGGATGCTTCTGTTATTTCCATTATGGGTACAAGGGTGGAAGTCGGTAGAAAAGATTTTCCCTTTCATGCCTCATCGTTGCCAAATGGCAGAACTGTTGAGCCAACTGGAATGGGTGCTACTTTGGCAAGGACAGGAGATATACTAGGGATGAATTCTGCAGTTTCTTTCCACCAGACTCCTTTTATTGGTTACAATGGATTGACACCAGGGCCAACCATTTCATTCTCAACCATGTATGAACCTAGTGGTTCAATGCCTTACATGGTTGATTCAAGAGGAACTGCTGTTATGCCTCAATATATGGGCCCTATGTCAGCAGTTCCGCCTTCCTCTTACTCACACCCACCGTTTATCATGGGCATGGCAGATGCACAGCTCACTCCCAACGGTGTTGTTGCTCACTCGCGTcctaaatttgatttgaattctGGATTAAGTGATTCTGGGGGTTTAAAACAGCTTCTATTCCCAGGTCATCTCCGATCAGTGGAAGAGCAGTTGAGACAACCTTCAAGTTCTGGAGTTGGTTCTAAAAGGAAAGAACCCGATGGCCCTGATGGTGGTTGGGAAGGGTATTTACTAAGCTATAAACATCAGCAGCCTCCATGGAAACAGTAA